Part of the Kitasatospora sp. NBC_00374 genome is shown below.
CAACGGGTGCTGGACCTCCTCGACGCCTCGCTGCGCTTCAAGATCGAGAACCGGCACCTGATGTCGGCCGCGGAGGAGGCCGGGCTCAGCAGTCCGTACCGGGCCGAGCACTACGCCTGGTGGCACGAGATCCTCCGTGCGGCGCTGGAACAGGTGCCTGGGGTCCCCGGCGCGGATTTCACCGCCCATGCACTGCTGGCCGCCATCCGCGCCGACCTGGTGGCCCACCTGATCGACGATCAGCGGATGACGCCCGAAGCGCTGCGGGCCGCGCTCGCGGCCTACCTCGACAACGTCCTCGGCAGCCGCTCCGATCCGGCCGGCACGCGCAACGAGGCGTGAGCAGACCGCTCGTCAGCTACGGGCGGCGGCGGCCGCGAGGTCGTCGACGTGCACGGAGCTCCAGGTCAGGACGGCGGCCGGTCCGCCGTGCG
Proteins encoded:
- a CDS encoding TetR/AcrR family transcriptional regulator, whose amino-acid sequence is MAQRTERADALRNREAVLAAADALFAASSSPHGVSMDDIAVAAGVGKGTLFRRFGDRAGLIGAVIASRLEPLQQAVREAQDAVGSSPRQRVLDLLDASLRFKIENRHLMSAAEEAGLSSPYRAEHYAWWHEILRAALEQVPGVPGADFTAHALLAAIRADLVAHLIDDQRMTPEALRAALAAYLDNVLGSRSDPAGTRNEA